One genomic window of Sphingomonas sp. C3-2 includes the following:
- the recO gene encoding DNA repair protein RecO yields MHLRTEAIICAVRAHGESGAIVRGLTPQNGLLAGYVRGGHSRRLRPVLMPSNIVAAEYRARTEEQLASLSVELIHSRAPLMGEPLAAAALDWTTALTAASLPEGQPFPELHDALDGVLGAIEAAPAARGWAVALVRFELLLLSELGFGLDLERCAVTDSADDLVWVSPKTGRAVSAEAGAPYADRLLRFPAFLRLGGAADWPDIIDGLRLTGHFLTRDILAERRIDIGAARERLVERLKRAVA; encoded by the coding sequence ATGCACCTGAGGACGGAAGCGATCATCTGCGCGGTCCGCGCGCACGGCGAAAGCGGGGCCATTGTGCGCGGGCTCACGCCGCAGAACGGGCTGCTCGCGGGCTATGTGCGCGGCGGGCATTCGCGCCGGCTGCGCCCCGTGCTGATGCCCTCGAACATCGTCGCCGCCGAATATCGCGCCCGGACCGAGGAGCAGTTGGCGAGCCTTTCGGTCGAACTTATCCACAGCCGCGCGCCGCTGATGGGGGAGCCGCTGGCGGCTGCCGCGCTCGACTGGACGACCGCGCTCACCGCCGCCTCGCTGCCCGAAGGGCAGCCCTTTCCCGAGCTTCACGACGCGCTCGACGGCGTGCTCGGCGCGATCGAGGCGGCCCCGGCCGCGCGGGGATGGGCGGTGGCGCTGGTGCGCTTTGAACTGCTGCTCTTGTCCGAACTGGGTTTCGGGCTCGATCTCGAACGCTGCGCGGTGACCGACAGCGCCGACGATCTGGTCTGGGTCAGCCCCAAGACGGGGCGGGCGGTGAGCGCGGAGGCGGGCGCGCCCTATGCCGACAGGCTGCTGCGCTTTCCGGCCTTTTTGCGGCTCGGTGGCGCTGCCGACTGGCCCGACATCATCGACGGATTGAGGCTGACCGGCCATTTTCTGACCCGCGATATATTGGCCGAGCGGCGGATCGATATCGGTGCCGCCCGTGAAAGACTGGTCGAAAGGCTCAAAAGGGCGGTTGCGTGA
- the leuB gene encoding 3-isopropylmalate dehydrogenase yields the protein MLVALLPGDGIGPEIIAQTMRVLDAAGVTGLEFEEAPVGGAAYKQLGHPLPESTLALAKRADAILFGAVGDPDCDSLERHLRPEQAILGLRKHLGLFANLRPAKLFPELADASALRPEVAKAIDLVIVRETNGDVYFGEKGHRTTPEGLRQGYDVMAYNEAEIARIAKVGFETARARRGKLCSVDKANVLETSQLWRDVVIEVSADYQDVELSHMYVDNAAMQLVRNPGQFDVIVTGNLFGDILSDQASMCAGSIGMLPSATLDGSNKGLYEPIHGSAPDIAGQGKANPLATILSAAMMLRYSFDRSAEADRLEAAVAKALANGARSADLGGSMSTQEMGDAVVAALA from the coding sequence ATGCTCGTCGCGTTATTGCCCGGAGACGGTATCGGTCCTGAAATCATCGCGCAGACGATGCGTGTGCTCGACGCGGCGGGCGTGACCGGGCTTGAATTCGAAGAAGCGCCCGTGGGCGGCGCGGCGTACAAGCAGCTTGGCCATCCGCTGCCGGAATCGACGCTCGCGCTCGCCAAGCGTGCCGATGCGATCCTGTTTGGCGCGGTGGGCGATCCCGATTGCGATTCGCTGGAACGTCATCTGCGCCCCGAACAGGCGATCCTCGGCCTGCGCAAGCATCTTGGCCTGTTCGCCAATCTGCGCCCCGCCAAGCTCTTCCCCGAACTGGCCGATGCCTCGGCGCTGCGCCCTGAAGTGGCGAAGGCGATCGATCTTGTCATCGTCCGCGAAACCAATGGCGACGTCTATTTCGGCGAAAAGGGCCACCGCACGACGCCCGAAGGCCTGCGTCAGGGCTATGATGTGATGGCGTATAACGAAGCCGAAATCGCACGCATCGCCAAGGTCGGCTTCGAAACCGCGCGCGCGCGCCGCGGCAAGCTCTGCTCGGTCGACAAGGCGAACGTGCTCGAAACCTCGCAGCTCTGGCGCGACGTGGTGATCGAGGTTTCGGCCGACTATCAGGACGTCGAACTCAGCCACATGTATGTCGACAACGCCGCGATGCAGTTGGTGCGCAACCCCGGCCAGTTCGATGTGATCGTCACCGGCAATCTGTTCGGCGATATCCTGTCGGATCAGGCGTCGATGTGCGCGGGCTCGATCGGCATGCTCCCCTCGGCCACGCTCGATGGCTCGAACAAGGGCCTGTACGAGCCGATCCACGGCAGCGCGCCCGACATTGCCGGCCAGGGCAAGGCCAATCCGCTGGCCACCATCCTTTCGGCGGCGATGATGCTGCGGTATTCGTTCGACCGGTCGGCCGAAGCCGATCGCCTGGAAGCCGCGGTTGCCAAGGCGCTGGCGAACGGTGCGCGCAGCGCCGATCTCGGCGGAAGCATGTCGACGCAGGAAATGGGCGACGCCGTTGTCGCAGCCCTTGCCTGA
- a CDS encoding trans-sulfuration enzyme family protein, whose product MKRHTGQDRSITQNWRPATQAVRGGTARTEYGETSEALFLTSGYTYDRAGDAAARFAGEQDGMTYSRLQNPTVEMLEQRIALLEGAEAVRCQASGMAAMTAALLCQLSQGDHLVAGRAAFGSCRWLTDTLLPRFGITSTIIDGRDPDQWKAAIRPNTKLFFFETPANPTMDIVDLKAVCDVARNAGITTVVDNAFATPVLQRPLDFGADVVAYSATKMMDGQGRVLAGAVAGSNDFINNVLLPFQRNTGPTLSAFNAWVVLKGLETLDLRITRQSENALKVAEFLETRVPRVLYPALKSHPQHELAMRQMTAAGPIFSIYLDGGRKQAHALLDALRLVDISNNIGDSRSLMTHPCSTTHAGLSEEVRQEMGVTEGMLRLNVGLEDPQDLIEDFDQALRAAGL is encoded by the coding sequence ATGAAAAGACATACCGGTCAGGATCGATCGATCACGCAGAACTGGCGCCCCGCAACCCAGGCGGTTCGGGGTGGCACCGCGCGGACCGAATATGGCGAAACTTCCGAGGCGCTGTTCCTTACCTCGGGCTATACCTATGACCGCGCCGGCGATGCCGCCGCGCGGTTTGCGGGCGAACAGGACGGCATGACCTATAGCCGCCTGCAAAACCCGACGGTCGAGATGCTCGAACAGCGCATCGCGCTGCTCGAAGGGGCGGAGGCGGTGCGCTGCCAGGCCTCGGGCATGGCGGCGATGACCGCGGCGCTGCTCTGCCAGCTCAGCCAGGGCGATCATCTTGTCGCCGGGCGTGCGGCCTTCGGCTCGTGCCGCTGGCTCACCGATACGCTGCTGCCGCGCTTCGGCATCACCTCGACGATCATCGACGGGCGCGATCCCGATCAGTGGAAGGCGGCGATCCGCCCGAACACCAAGCTCTTCTTCTTCGAAACCCCGGCGAACCCGACGATGGACATCGTCGACCTCAAGGCGGTGTGCGATGTTGCGCGCAATGCCGGCATCACCACCGTGGTCGACAATGCCTTTGCCACCCCCGTGCTCCAGCGCCCGCTGGATTTCGGTGCCGACGTCGTCGCCTATTCGGCGACGAAGATGATGGACGGGCAGGGCCGCGTGCTCGCCGGGGCGGTCGCTGGCAGCAATGATTTCATCAACAATGTGCTGCTGCCCTTCCAGCGCAACACCGGGCCGACGCTTTCGGCGTTCAACGCCTGGGTGGTGCTGAAGGGGCTCGAAACGCTCGACCTGCGCATCACGCGCCAGAGCGAGAACGCACTCAAGGTGGCCGAATTCCTCGAAACCCGGGTCCCGCGCGTGCTGTACCCGGCGCTCAAGAGCCATCCGCAGCACGAACTGGCGATGCGCCAGATGACGGCTGCGGGGCCGATCTTCTCCATCTATCTCGACGGCGGGCGCAAACAGGCGCATGCTCTGCTCGACGCGCTTCGGCTCGTCGACATCTCGAACAATATCGGGGACAGCCGTTCGCTGATGACGCACCCATGTTCCACCACCCATGCCGGCCTGTCCGAGGAAGTGCGCCAGGAAATGGGCGTGACCGAGGGCATGCTGCGCCTCAATGTCGGGCTTGAAGACCCGCAGGACCTGATCGAGGATTTCGATCAGGCGCTGCGCGCGGCGGGCCTGTAA